DNA from Flavobacteriales bacterium:
TGGTGAGCCAGCTGAGGGCCATGATGCAGGAGCCCACGAACTTCTCGGTGATCTGCGAGAACGGCATCATCATCGAGCCGCGCACCGGCACCAGCCTCTTCGACTTCAGCGACCCCGGCAGGGCGATCGACGATGGATACCGGGCTGCCCTCGCCCGCATGCCCGAGGTGCTGGCCGGATTGCAGCACCGCGAGCATCCCGGCGCCGTGGCCGAGCGCCGTAGGGCCTTCCGCGCCAGGATACGGCCCATGATGTTCGGGGCTGTCCACGTGGAGGGGCTGAAGCGGTCCGCCACCCGCTATTGCGAGCGCACCATCGCCCACGCGGGCACCCCCCTATCGCCCGAGCGGCTCAAGGGCGCCTACTTCCGGCTCTTCGCGGACAACAACATCGCGGGCCTCTATCCCCAGGCCTCCTACAGCGCCGACCGCGACGCCTACGACCTGCACCTGCTGGTGAAGCCGGACAAGGACCTGGAGGTCCGCTTCGGCGGCATGTTCTCCTCGCGGCCCATCAACACGGGCATGGCCGCGCTCCGTTACAAGCTCTTCGGCGCGGCCTCGAGCCAGCTGGAGGCGCTCTCCTACTTCGGCAAATTCTACACGGCCGGGCAGCTGAAGCTCCGTATGGACTTCAGCACACGGGTGCCGACCTACCTGGAGCCCATCTTCAATATCCACCGCTGGGATCACTTCACCAGCTTCAGCACCTTCTTCGATGAGGTACGGCCATCGTTCGTGGTGCTGCGCGAGACCTATGGCGGCTTCAATGCGGGCTTCGGCCTGGGCAACAAGGGCCTCCTGAAGCTCGATGCCAAGCTGGTGGAGACCAAGGACAGCTATTACCAGACGGAGGGCTTCAGCGGCCGCGACACAAGCGATGTGACCTGGTTCCGCCATGGCACCGCAGGCCTCCTCCTCACCCGGAACTCGCTCAACCGCAAGCAGCACCCCAACGAGGGCGAACGCTTCGCGCTGAGGCTGCGCTACATCGCCGGTGAGGAGCGGACCGATCCGGGCTCCACCCAGCCGCGCTCCGACCTCTACACCGCCGACCACGAATGGCTGATGGCCTGCGCCCATCTGGACCAGTACGTGCTGCGCCGCGGCGTCTTCAAGCTCGGGGTGCTGGCCGAGGGCGTATTCAGCAACATGCCCTCCTTCCAGAACTACACGGCCACCATCATCCGTGCGCCGGCTTTCCAGCCCACACCGGAGAGCCGCACCTATTTCATGGAGCAGTTCAGGGCGCCCAAGTACCTGGCCGGTGGCCTGCGCACCATCGTGGCCGTGGCGCGCAACCGGTTCGACCTGCGCCTCGAAGGCTATGTGTTCCAGCCATACGAGCCGGTGGTGCGCGGCGAGGGCACGGGAAGCGCCACCGCACCGGCCTTCAGCCAGCGCTACTACATGGCGGCGGGCTCCCTCATCTACCAGAGCCCCATCGGGCCGGTGTGGTTCAACGTGAGCTACTTCGACCAGCAACGCGAGCCCTGGGCCTGGAGCCTCAACTTCGGCTACATCCTGTTCAACCAGAAGGCCCACGAATGATCACGCACGACCTGCTCGATGCCTACGAGTCCGTGAAGGGCGAATACGAGAAGCTGCCTTGGGGCCAGAAACCGGACGAGCGGCTGTGGGAGGCGGTCGACGGCCTGCTGCTGGACCTGCACCTGATCCGGCATGGCTACGCCACCGAGGGGTATGAGCAGCACATCGAAAAGGAGCTGAAGCGCCTTTGCGCAGACACCGCGGTGGCGGACCGCCTGCGCGCCATCCGCTTCTGACCGGAACGAAGAAGCCCCCTGGCGACCAGGGGGCTTCCGGCATCCTTAGTCCGTGGCTCAGGCTTGCGCCGCAGGCCCCCCGAAGTTCATCGGGATCTCGGGCATGTCGGTGTCGCGGATGGTGCCGTGCACCTGCTCGAACTTCCCGATGTTGTCGGCCAGCGCGCGCATGAGGCGCTTGGCGTGCTGGGGCGTGAGCAGGATGCGCGCGCGCACCTTGGCCTTGGGCACGCCGGGCATCACGCGCACGAAATCGAGCACGAACTCGGAGTTGCTATGGGTGATGATGGCGAGGTTGCTGTACACGCCATCGGCCACCTCCTCGCTGATCTCGATGTTCAGCTGGTTGGGGCGGGGTTGTTCCTTCTGGTCTGCCATGTTCGTTCGGTTTGCTGCGGCCGGCGCAAGCAGCGAGCGGCAAGTCAGGGACCTGCCGCTCGCTCACTCGTCACTGGCCGATGGATTGGTCACTCATCGATTTCCTGCTCCTGCAGGCGGTCGGCGAGCAGGCGCTGGTATTCCTCCTTGTTGGCCACGAAGGTGCTCTGGTAGGCGCGGGCGCCGGTGCCGGCAGGGATGAGATGCCCCACGATCACGTTCTCCTTCAGGCCCACCAGGTGATCCTCCTTCGCGTTCACGGCGGCCTCGTTCAGCACCTTGGTCGTCTCCTGGAAGGAGGCGGCGCTGATGAAGCTGTCCGTCTGCAGCGAAGCGCGGGTGATGCCCTGCAGCATGATGCGGGCCGTGGCCGGCTTGGCCGGACGGGCCTCCACCGGCTTGGCGTCCTTGCGCTTCAGCGCGCTGTTCTCGTCGCGCAGCTTGCGCATGGTCACCATCTGGCCCACCTTCAGGCTGGTGCTGTCCCCGGCGTCGGTCACCACCATCTTGTCGTAGATGGCGTCGTTCTCCTCCATGAACTCCACCTTGTTGACGCTGGAGCGCTCCAGGAAGCGGGTGTCGCCCGGATCCTCGATCTCCACCTTGCGCATCATCTGGCGCACGATCACCTCGAAGTGCTTGTCGTTGATCTTCACGCCCTGCATGCGGTACACCTCCTGCACCTCGTCCACCAGGTACTCCTGCACCTTGGTCGGCCCCTGGATGTCCAGGATGTCGCCGGGCGCGATGGACCCGTCGCTGAGCGGCTGGCCCGCCTTCACGAAGTCGTTCTCCTGCACCAGGATGTGCTTGCTCAGGGGCACCAGGTAGGTCTTGTGCTCGCCGGTGCGGCTCTCCACGATGATCTCGCGGTTGCCGCGCTTGATCTTGCCGTAGGAGATGATGCCGTCGATCTCGCTCACTACAGCAGGATTGCTGGGGTTACGCGCTTCGAACAGCTCGGTCACGCGGGGCAGGCCGCCGGTGATGTCGCCGCCCTTGCCGCTGCTCCGCGGGATCTTCACCAGCACGTCGCCGGCCTCGATCTTCTGGCCCTCCTTCACGATGATGTGCGCTCCCACCGGCAGGCTGTAGCTCTTCAGCTCCTCCTTGCCCTTGGGGTCCATGATCTTGATGGTCGGGTTCTTACGCTTGTCGCGGCTCTCGATGATCACCTTCTCGGCGAAGCCCGTCTGCTCGTCGATCTCCTCCCGGAAGGTGGCGTTCTCCTCGATGCTCTCGAAGGCGAGCGTACCGGCCAGCTCGGAGATGATCACCGCGTTGTACGGGTCCCAGGTGCAGATCAGGTCGTTCTTCTTGATCGCCTTGCCGCCCTTCACGTAGAGGTAGGCGCCATAGGGCACGTTGCTCGTGGTGAGCACGATGCCGGTGTTGGCATCCACGATGCGCATCTCGGTGCTGCGGCTGATGACCACCTCGGCGTCCTCGCCCTTGCGGTCCTTGCGCTTCACGGTGCGCAGCTCGTCGATCTCCAGGATGCCGTCGTACTTGGCGCGGATCTCGCTCTGCTCGGTGATCTTGCCGGCCACACCGCCCACGTGGAAGGTCCGCAGGGTGAGCTGCGTGCCCGGTTCGCCGATGGACTGCGCGGCGATCACGCCCACGGCCTCGCCCATCTGCACCATGCGTCCGGTGGCCAGGTTGCGGCCGTAGCACTTGGCGCATACGCCCTGCTTCTGCTCGCAGGTGAGCACGCTGCGGATCTCCACCTCCTCGATGGGGCTGTTGCCGATGGCGGCTGCGGCGTCCTCGTTCACGGTCTCGCCGCTGGCGATGATCAGCTCGCCGGTCTGCGGATGGTACACGTCGTGCACCACCGTGCGGCCCAGCACGCGGTCCTGCAGGGTCTCCACCACCTCCTCGTTCTTCACGAGCGCGGTGGCCACCAGGCCGCGGAGCGTTCCGCAATCATCCGCGGTGATCACCACGTCCTGCGCCACGTCCACCAGGCGGCGGGTGAGGTAGCCGGCGTCGGCGGTCTTGAGCGCCGTATCGGCCAGGCCTTTCCGTGCACCGTGGGTGGAGATGAAGTACTCCAGGATGGACAGGCCCTCCTTGAAGTTGGAGAGGATCGGGTTCTCGATGATGTCCTGTCCGCCGCCGCCGCCGCTCTTCTGGGGCTTGGCCATCAGTCCGCGCATGCCGCTCAGCTGGCGGATCTGCTCCTTGGATCCGCGGGCGCCGCTGTCCATCATCATGTAGATGGAGTTGAAGCCCTGGCGGTCGGTCTTGATGCGCTCCATCAGGCTGAACGTCACCTTCGAGTTGGTGTGCGTCCAGATGTCGATGGTCTGGTTGTACCGCTCGTTGTTGGTGATGAGGCCCATGTTGTAGTTGTTGGTCACCTCATCCACCTCCGTCTGCGCGGCCTTCACCAGCTTGTCCTTGGCGTCGGGCACCACCACGTCGTCGAGGTTGAAGCTCAGGCCGCCGCGGAAGGCGCTCATGAAGCCCAGTTCCTTGATGTCATCGAGGAACTGTGCGGCGCGCGCCACGCCGGTCTCCTTCATCACCAGGCCGATGATGTCGCGCAGGGCCTTCTTGGTGAGCACATCGTTGATGAAGCCGCACTCGTCGGGCACCACTTCGTTGAATAGGGTGCGGCCGCAGGTGGTCTCGATCATCTCCGCCTTGCCCGTCTTGGGGTTCATCCAGCGCAGCTTGATCCAGGTGTGCAGGTCGAGGCGGCCCTCGTTGTAGGCGATGATCACCTCCTCGGGACTGTAGAAGGTCATGCCCTCCCCCTTCATCTTCCGCTCGGCATCGCTCTTGCGGCCCTTGGTGATGTAGTAGAGGCCGAGCACCATGTCCTGGCTGGGCACCGCGATGGGCGCGCCGTTGGCCGGGTTCAGGATGTTGTGGCTGGCGAGCATCAGGAGCTGCGCCTCCAGGATGGCGGTGTTGCCCAGGGGCACGTGCACGGCCATCTGGTCACCGTCGAAGTCGGCGTTGAAGGCGGTGCAGACCAGCGGGTGCAGCTGGATGGCCTTGCCCTCGATGAGCTTGGGCTGGAAGGCCTGGATGCCCAGGCGGTGCAGCGTGGGTGCACGGTTCAGCAGCACGGGGTGGCCCTTGAGCACGTTCTCCAGGATGTCCCACACCACGGGCTCCTTCTTGTCCACGATCTTCTTGGCGCTCTTCACCGTCTTCACGATCCCCCGCTCGATGAGCTTGCGGATGATGAAGGGCTTGAAGAGCTCGGCGGCCATGTCCTTGGGCAGGCCGCATTCGTGCAGCTTCAGCTCGGGGCCCACCACGATCACGGAACGCGCGCTGTAGTCCACGCGCTTGCCGAGCAGGTTCTGGCGGAAGCGGCCCTGCTTGCCCTTGAGCGAATCGCTCAGCGACTTCAGCGGGCGGTTGCTCTCGCTCTTCACGGCGCTGCTCTTGCGGCTGTTATCGAACAGGCTGTCAACGGCCTCCTGGAGCATGCGCTTCTCGTTGCGCAGGATCACCTCGGGCGCCTTGATCTCCATCAGGCGCTTCAGGCGGTTGTTGCGGATGATGACCCGGCGGTACAGGTCATTGAGGTCACTGGTGGCGAAGCGGCCGCCGTCCAGGGGCACCAGCGGGCGCAGCTCGGGCGGGATCACCGGCACCACCTTCACGATCATCCACTCCGGCTTGTTCTCGCGCCGGCTGTTGGCATCGCGGAAGGCCTCCACCACGTTCAGGCGCTTGAGGGCCTCGTTCTTCCGCTGCTGGCTGGTCTCCGTGTTCGCCTTGTGGCGCAGGTCGTAGCTCAGGCTGTCGAGGTCCAGGCGGCGCAGCAGGTCCTGCAGCGCATCGGCGCCCATCTTGGCGATGAACTTGTTCGGGTCGTTGTCGTCCAGGTACTGGTTGTCCTTGCCGAGGGCATCCAGGATGTCCAGGTACTCCTCCTCCGTGAGGAAGTCGAGGTACTGCACGGGGTTGCCCTCCTTGTTCACCGCCCTGCCGGCCTGGATCACCACGTAGCGCTCGTAGTAGATGATCTGGTCGAGCTTCTTGGTGGGCAGGCCCAGCAGGTAGCCGATCTTGTTGGGCAGGCTGCGGAAATACCAGATGTGGGCCACGGGCACCACCAGCTGGATGTGCCCCATGCGCTCGCGGCGCACCTTCTTCTCGGTCACCTCCACGCCGCAGCGGTCGCAGACGATCCCCTTGTAGCGGATCCGCTTGTACTTGCCGCAGTGGCACTCGAAATCCTTCACCGGACCGAAGATCCGCTCGCAGAAGAGACCGTCCCGCTCCGGCTTGTAGGTGCGGTAGTTGATCGTCTCCGGCTTGATCACCTCGCCATGGCTGCGCTCGAGGATCTGCTCGGGGCTGGCCAGGCTGACGACGATCTTGTTGAAGTTGCTGTTCAGCTTCACTTCCTTCTTCATGTTCTCGCGTTGCTTGCTTCCGTTCGACGTTCAGTTGCGCTTCCCTTCGATCACTCGAGGGAGACGTTCAGGGCCAGGCCACGGAGCTCGTGGAGCAGCACGTTGAACGATTCCGGAATACCCGGAGTGGGCAGGGGTTCACCCTTCACGATGGCTTCGTAGGCCTTGGCGCGGCCCATCACGTCATCGCTCTTCACGGTGAGGATCTCCTGCAGGATGTTGGCGGCGCCGAAGGCCTCCAGCGCCCACACTTCCATCTCGCCGAAGCGCTGGCCGCCGAACTGGGCCTTGCCGCCCAGCGGCTGCTGGGTGATGAGGCTGTAAGGTCCGATGGAGCGCGCGTGCATCTTGTCGTCCACCATGTGGGCCAGCTTGATCATGTAGATCACGCCCACGGTGGCCGGCTGGTCGAAGCGCTGGCCCGTGCCGCCGTCGTAGAGGTAGGTCTTGCCGCTGCGCGGGATGCCGGCCTCGTCGGTCTCGGCGTTGATCTGGTCGTGCGTGGCCCCGTCGAAGATCGGCGTGGCGTACTTGCGGCCCAGCTTCTTGCCGGCCCAGCCCAGCACGGTCTCGTAGATCTGGCCGAGGTTCATGCGGCTCGGCACGCCCAGCGGGTTCAGCACGATATCCACCGGCGTACCGTCCTCCAGGAAGGGCATGTCGGCGTCGCGGACGATCTTGGCCACGATGCCCTTGTTGCCGTGGCGGCCGGCCATCTTGTCGCCCACGGTGAGTTTGCGCTTGGCGGCCACGTACACTTTGGCCAGCTTCACGATGCCGGCGGGCAGCTCGTCGCCGATGCTCACCTGGAACTTCTTGCGCTTGTAGGCGCCGCTGATGTCGCTGTGGCGGATGTTGTAGTTGTGGATGAGCTGGCGGACGAGCTCGTTCTTCCGCTTGTCGGCGGTCCACTCCGTGGGATCCACGGTGATGAAATCGATGGCCTGGAGCACCTTCGGGCTGTACTTCGTGCCCTTCTTGACCTGCTCCTCCTTGTACTTGTTGAAGACGCCGTTGCTGCTCTCGCCGCCGATCAGCTGCATGAGCTTCTCGATGAGCAGGTTCT
Protein-coding regions in this window:
- a CDS encoding patatin-like phospholipase family protein codes for the protein MPRLLFALVLACFSGAAAGQRVGVVLSGGGAAGLAHIGVLKALEEHGVPVDCVAGSSMGALIGALYASGYSPWEMDSLFRTELYRTMAEGGVEQRHTYLFKRDHPDASLITLRFDLDTALQTSLPTNLRSPVLLDFEQMRGFTPVSTAAGNDFDSLFVPFRCVASDLTAQRAVVFRQGDLAQAVRASMSYPFYFKPIRVDGHLMMDGGLYNNFPSDVMYHDFLPDMIVGSNVSGNSPPPSEDDLVSQLRAMMQEPTNFSVICENGIIIEPRTGTSLFDFSDPGRAIDDGYRAALARMPEVLAGLQHREHPGAVAERRRAFRARIRPMMFGAVHVEGLKRSATRYCERTIAHAGTPLSPERLKGAYFRLFADNNIAGLYPQASYSADRDAYDLHLLVKPDKDLEVRFGGMFSSRPINTGMAALRYKLFGAASSQLEALSYFGKFYTAGQLKLRMDFSTRVPTYLEPIFNIHRWDHFTSFSTFFDEVRPSFVVLRETYGGFNAGFGLGNKGLLKLDAKLVETKDSYYQTEGFSGRDTSDVTWFRHGTAGLLLTRNSLNRKQHPNEGERFALRLRYIAGEERTDPGSTQPRSDLYTADHEWLMACAHLDQYVLRRGVFKLGVLAEGVFSNMPSFQNYTATIIRAPAFQPTPESRTYFMEQFRAPKYLAGGLRTIVAVARNRFDLRLEGYVFQPYEPVVRGEGTGSATAPAFSQRYYMAAGSLIYQSPIGPVWFNVSYFDQQREPWAWSLNFGYILFNQKAHE
- a CDS encoding DUF3467 domain-containing protein, whose protein sequence is MADQKEQPRPNQLNIEISEEVADGVYSNLAIITHSNSEFVLDFVRVMPGVPKAKVRARILLTPQHAKRLMRALADNIGKFEQVHGTIRDTDMPEIPMNFGGPAAQA
- the rpoC gene encoding DNA-directed RNA polymerase subunit beta', encoding MKKEVKLNSNFNKIVVSLASPEQILERSHGEVIKPETINYRTYKPERDGLFCERIFGPVKDFECHCGKYKRIRYKGIVCDRCGVEVTEKKVRRERMGHIQLVVPVAHIWYFRSLPNKIGYLLGLPTKKLDQIIYYERYVVIQAGRAVNKEGNPVQYLDFLTEEEYLDILDALGKDNQYLDDNDPNKFIAKMGADALQDLLRRLDLDSLSYDLRHKANTETSQQRKNEALKRLNVVEAFRDANSRRENKPEWMIVKVVPVIPPELRPLVPLDGGRFATSDLNDLYRRVIIRNNRLKRLMEIKAPEVILRNEKRMLQEAVDSLFDNSRKSSAVKSESNRPLKSLSDSLKGKQGRFRQNLLGKRVDYSARSVIVVGPELKLHECGLPKDMAAELFKPFIIRKLIERGIVKTVKSAKKIVDKKEPVVWDILENVLKGHPVLLNRAPTLHRLGIQAFQPKLIEGKAIQLHPLVCTAFNADFDGDQMAVHVPLGNTAILEAQLLMLASHNILNPANGAPIAVPSQDMVLGLYYITKGRKSDAERKMKGEGMTFYSPEEVIIAYNEGRLDLHTWIKLRWMNPKTGKAEMIETTCGRTLFNEVVPDECGFINDVLTKKALRDIIGLVMKETGVARAAQFLDDIKELGFMSAFRGGLSFNLDDVVVPDAKDKLVKAAQTEVDEVTNNYNMGLITNNERYNQTIDIWTHTNSKVTFSLMERIKTDRQGFNSIYMMMDSGARGSKEQIRQLSGMRGLMAKPQKSGGGGGQDIIENPILSNFKEGLSILEYFISTHGARKGLADTALKTADAGYLTRRLVDVAQDVVITADDCGTLRGLVATALVKNEEVVETLQDRVLGRTVVHDVYHPQTGELIIASGETVNEDAAAAIGNSPIEEVEIRSVLTCEQKQGVCAKCYGRNLATGRMVQMGEAVGVIAAQSIGEPGTQLTLRTFHVGGVAGKITEQSEIRAKYDGILEIDELRTVKRKDRKGEDAEVVISRSTEMRIVDANTGIVLTTSNVPYGAYLYVKGGKAIKKNDLICTWDPYNAVIISELAGTLAFESIEENATFREEIDEQTGFAEKVIIESRDKRKNPTIKIMDPKGKEELKSYSLPVGAHIIVKEGQKIEAGDVLVKIPRSSGKGGDITGGLPRVTELFEARNPSNPAVVSEIDGIISYGKIKRGNREIIVESRTGEHKTYLVPLSKHILVQENDFVKAGQPLSDGSIAPGDILDIQGPTKVQEYLVDEVQEVYRMQGVKINDKHFEVIVRQMMRKVEIEDPGDTRFLERSSVNKVEFMEENDAIYDKMVVTDAGDSTSLKVGQMVTMRKLRDENSALKRKDAKPVEARPAKPATARIMLQGITRASLQTDSFISAASFQETTKVLNEAAVNAKEDHLVGLKENVIVGHLIPAGTGARAYQSTFVANKEEYQRLLADRLQEQEIDE